One genomic segment of Candidatus Baltobacteraceae bacterium includes these proteins:
- the ispG gene encoding flavodoxin-dependent (E)-4-hydroxy-3-methylbut-2-enyl-diphosphate synthase, giving the protein MAVRLRRKSKPIFLQNKTGKSDAKSVWIGGDYPVVVQSMTTTDTADADKTLEQIYGLAMEGCEVVRVTVKDPPDAAGLPAIVYRSPVPIVADIHFDHKMALAAIEAGVAKLRLNPGNIRDPKKVAEVVTAAKAKGIPIRVGVNMGSLAPDLEKTLGHSPEAMVESALRHVAMLEEHGHEDIAISLKAHDVTTTVHAYRLMDRRLRERNTPYALHLGITEAGLLRDGTIKSSIGLGILLFEGIGDTIRVSLAADPIEEVPVCWSMLKALGLREKGFEITACPSCGRAEISVLELGQAVEAIAKSYQAPVKVAVMGCVVNGPGESKMADVGVAGGKGKGAIYRAGELVGTYPEDELLGMLRLEIEKVIAEKYPAYLHEIGAKS; this is encoded by the coding sequence GTGGCCGTCCGCCTACGCCGTAAGAGCAAACCGATCTTCCTGCAGAATAAGACCGGTAAATCCGACGCAAAGAGTGTGTGGATCGGCGGCGACTATCCGGTCGTCGTGCAATCGATGACCACGACCGACACCGCGGATGCCGACAAGACGCTCGAGCAGATCTACGGCTTGGCGATGGAGGGCTGCGAAGTCGTTCGCGTCACGGTCAAGGACCCGCCCGACGCCGCCGGTTTACCCGCGATCGTCTATCGCTCGCCGGTGCCGATCGTCGCCGACATTCATTTCGATCACAAGATGGCGCTGGCGGCGATCGAAGCCGGCGTTGCGAAACTGCGTTTGAATCCGGGTAACATCCGCGACCCCAAGAAGGTCGCCGAAGTCGTCACCGCGGCAAAGGCTAAGGGCATTCCGATCCGCGTCGGCGTGAACATGGGATCGCTCGCGCCCGATCTCGAGAAGACCCTGGGACACTCGCCCGAGGCAATGGTGGAATCGGCGCTGCGCCACGTGGCGATGCTCGAAGAGCACGGACACGAAGACATCGCGATCTCGCTCAAGGCGCACGATGTCACGACGACCGTGCACGCCTATCGGCTGATGGATCGGCGCCTGCGCGAGCGCAACACGCCGTACGCGCTGCATCTGGGCATTACCGAAGCCGGCTTGTTGCGCGACGGCACCATTAAATCGTCGATCGGTCTGGGCATTCTGCTCTTCGAGGGCATCGGCGACACGATTCGCGTTTCGCTGGCTGCCGATCCGATCGAAGAAGTGCCCGTCTGCTGGAGCATGCTCAAGGCGTTGGGACTGCGCGAAAAGGGCTTCGAGATCACCGCGTGTCCGTCGTGCGGACGTGCCGAGATTTCGGTGCTCGAACTGGGACAAGCCGTCGAAGCGATTGCAAAATCGTATCAAGCGCCGGTGAAAGTCGCGGTTATGGGCTGTGTCGTCAACGGTCCGGGTGAATCGAAGATGGCCGACGTCGGCGTCGCCGGCGGTAAAGGCAAGGGCGCGATCTACCGCGCGGGTGAGCTCGTCGGCACGTATCCCGAAGACGAGCTGCTCGGCATGCTGCGTCTGGAAATCGAAAAGGTCATCGCCGAAAAATACCCCGCCTACTTGCACGAGATCGGCGCGAAGAGTTGA
- a CDS encoding TonB-dependent receptor, which yields MSRTARAFSLLAAIVLLFAVRALADEHHDNHEHRDVHGTVATSDGNPIANASITLNGGRKIVRATSDVRGRFELKEVRAGTYLISVVAPGYSPISGRTIDVGGDRETRLSLVMEPETTSSLTVIGDVISNAGSTVSTSSAPSVNINAQTAAAQGTTSVSDMLWGEMGTTPSLPLGGGSNAIVSMAVRGPDPTETLVDIDGHQVNNGNTGDFDLSLLDPAALADVQVVYGISPSSLVGPNTLGGAVNIVTLQPSAQPQTLLRGFLGSFGSTGQTLQTTGSSGRFGYAASLHRATSLGSVNQSVVNSDGDAATVGSDFFGETMLSKLRYQLGDGYGYLQLSVRDQAVNEDLSSLLTNYTPSGFGGGDDAIARFAPHDDPSDGGYQTFAGTSMASHQANYGFDAVVPLGPSIDGGAPATTLSFSHLTTLAQQSVDGPGAQTSPYLYNQRDLLGDDWMQVDHQFAKGDLSLKYDLLTEAMSTQYVPGAVSADVIGIGLPSTAKQQGPLDIPLAQTQRYIVARYDGNPSTFFHYSLAAYDSTFSTFGHHTDPRAGVVWTPTSRTSVRASVGTTFQVPQLSSLFVPPVPPPPSGGVISIGNPNLKPDFATEYDLGAEQIFGQDGSQLHLSADVYRTNIRAAINILAVTPQPGCKKHCPIVMPINAGDQVYRGIDLHAEQQLGKQYRLRFGWSLDSSYFSKVPANVQDGTIVVGEQTLGEPLHKAYLGIERDVQRGWVYGADLDWEGTYNELNRSPYATLDAHVAYRTNRFEIGAYGTNLTNVYANPFTVIGGGVLYGSLPGTPTIPTDAYVLQGAKVVFVVTDRM from the coding sequence GTGTCTCGGACGGCACGCGCGTTCTCACTGCTTGCAGCGATAGTACTGCTCTTCGCGGTGCGCGCCCTCGCCGACGAGCATCACGACAACCACGAGCATCGCGACGTGCACGGAACCGTCGCGACGAGCGATGGCAATCCGATCGCCAATGCCAGCATTACGCTCAACGGCGGCCGGAAAATCGTTCGCGCGACGAGCGACGTGCGCGGGCGGTTCGAGCTCAAAGAGGTTCGGGCGGGCACGTATTTGATTTCCGTCGTGGCGCCGGGATACAGCCCGATCTCGGGGCGCACCATCGACGTCGGGGGCGATCGCGAAACGCGGCTGTCGCTCGTTATGGAACCGGAGACGACGAGCTCACTGACCGTGATCGGCGACGTCATCTCAAACGCCGGCTCGACCGTGTCCACGTCGTCCGCACCGAGCGTCAACATCAACGCGCAGACGGCGGCCGCCCAGGGAACGACGTCGGTGAGCGACATGCTCTGGGGAGAGATGGGGACGACGCCGTCGCTGCCGCTGGGCGGTGGAAGCAACGCAATCGTCAGCATGGCCGTGCGCGGTCCCGATCCAACCGAAACGCTCGTGGATATCGACGGGCATCAAGTCAACAACGGCAACACCGGCGACTTCGATCTCTCGCTGCTCGATCCGGCGGCGCTGGCCGACGTGCAAGTCGTCTACGGCATTTCGCCGTCGTCGCTGGTCGGACCGAACACGCTCGGCGGAGCGGTCAACATCGTTACGCTTCAACCCAGCGCCCAGCCGCAAACCCTGCTGCGCGGATTTTTGGGGTCGTTCGGCAGCACAGGCCAGACGCTGCAAACGACTGGAAGCAGCGGACGCTTCGGCTATGCCGCATCGTTGCACCGGGCGACGTCGCTCGGCAGCGTCAATCAATCGGTGGTGAACTCCGACGGCGACGCTGCAACCGTCGGGAGCGACTTCTTCGGCGAAACGATGCTCTCGAAACTGCGTTACCAGCTCGGCGACGGATACGGGTATCTGCAGCTGAGCGTCCGCGATCAGGCCGTCAACGAAGATCTCTCGTCGCTGCTCACCAACTATACTCCTTCGGGCTTCGGCGGCGGCGACGACGCGATCGCGCGATTCGCGCCGCACGACGACCCGAGCGACGGCGGTTATCAGACGTTCGCGGGAACGTCGATGGCGTCGCATCAAGCGAACTACGGATTCGATGCCGTCGTTCCGCTAGGGCCCTCGATCGACGGCGGCGCACCGGCGACGACGTTGTCGTTTAGTCACTTGACGACCTTGGCGCAGCAATCCGTCGACGGTCCGGGGGCGCAGACGAGCCCGTACCTGTACAATCAGCGCGATCTGCTCGGCGACGATTGGATGCAGGTCGATCATCAGTTCGCCAAAGGCGATCTCTCGCTGAAGTACGACCTGTTGACCGAGGCGATGTCGACGCAATACGTGCCGGGTGCCGTGAGTGCCGACGTCATCGGGATCGGCCTGCCGAGCACCGCAAAGCAGCAAGGACCGCTCGATATTCCGCTTGCCCAGACGCAGCGGTATATCGTCGCGCGATACGACGGCAATCCGAGCACGTTCTTTCACTACTCGCTAGCCGCGTACGACAGCACGTTTAGCACCTTCGGTCATCACACCGACCCCCGGGCGGGCGTCGTTTGGACGCCCACGTCGCGGACGTCGGTTCGTGCGTCGGTCGGAACGACGTTTCAAGTCCCGCAGTTGTCGTCGCTGTTCGTGCCGCCGGTGCCTCCTCCGCCGTCGGGCGGCGTGATTTCAATCGGCAATCCAAACCTCAAACCGGACTTCGCGACGGAATACGATCTGGGCGCGGAGCAAATCTTCGGTCAAGACGGAAGCCAGCTGCATCTGTCGGCCGACGTCTACCGGACGAACATCCGAGCGGCGATCAACATCCTGGCAGTCACTCCACAACCGGGATGCAAGAAGCACTGCCCCATAGTGATGCCCATCAACGCAGGCGATCAGGTCTATCGCGGCATCGACCTTCACGCCGAGCAGCAGCTGGGCAAGCAATACCGTCTTCGTTTCGGATGGAGTCTGGATAGTTCGTACTTTTCGAAGGTACCGGCGAACGTTCAGGACGGGACGATCGTCGTGGGCGAGCAAACGCTGGGCGAACCGCTCCACAAAGCGTATCTCGGCATCGAACGCGACGTCCAGCGCGGATGGGTGTACGGCGCCGATCTCGATTGGGAAGGAACGTATAACGAGCTCAATCGCTCGCCGTACGCTACGCTAGACGCGCACGTCGCCTACCGGACGAACCGTTTCGAAATCGGCGCCTACGGAACCAACCTGACCAACGTGTATGCCAATCCGTTCACGGTCATCGGCGGCGGCGTTCTCTACGGATCGCTGCCGGGAACGCCTACGATCCCGACGGACGCGTACGTGTTACAGGGCGCGAAGGTCGTCTTCGTCGTGACGGACAGAATGTAG
- a CDS encoding copper amine oxidase N-terminal domain-containing protein, translated as MTYRIPSWRTLTVTAFVALVASALLAFSRPAVMMVDGQRVESDVPPVTTTADKVFVPLRSLAEALGAQTDLDEKGRIDVVRGNQSLRVRVGDTHATLNGMPLTMKHPPFRVRGRVMISLKTVAAAFGVRVSYDPRTQRIDVLTPGIGQATTPGSTDTTQ; from the coding sequence TTGACCTATCGAATCCCGAGTTGGCGTACGCTAACGGTGACGGCGTTCGTTGCGCTCGTCGCGTCGGCGCTATTAGCTTTCTCGCGACCCGCGGTGATGATGGTCGACGGGCAGCGCGTCGAAAGCGACGTCCCTCCCGTCACCACGACCGCGGATAAGGTGTTCGTGCCCCTGCGCTCGCTCGCAGAAGCGCTGGGTGCGCAGACCGACCTCGACGAAAAAGGGCGCATCGACGTCGTGCGGGGTAATCAGTCCCTGCGCGTGCGCGTCGGCGATACCCACGCGACGCTCAACGGCATGCCGCTGACGATGAAGCATCCACCGTTTCGCGTGCGCGGCCGCGTGATGATTTCGCTAAAAACCGTCGCTGCCGCTTTCGGCGTACGCGTGAGTTACGATCCGCGCACGCAGCGTATCGACGTGCTGACGCCCGGAATCGGTCAAGCCACGACCCCCGGCTCTACCGACACGACCCAGTAA
- a CDS encoding NUDIX hydrolase, whose amino-acid sequence MEADPYVRIRSKELYRNPWLAVEAHEILHPNGEPGEHVLVVIPKACAVVVEDGDDLIFARQPRFGARRSVVEIVKGGHDPGESPLECAQRELREELGIVAASWTELGSLFEIPSIVNEPLTLFVARDLTFEAATPERQESIELVRYPIRTALHYALDGVIDDAVTVAALFRYAATKGFVRPPS is encoded by the coding sequence ATGGAAGCAGATCCGTACGTTCGCATTCGCTCGAAAGAGCTCTATCGCAATCCGTGGCTAGCCGTCGAGGCGCACGAGATTCTTCATCCCAACGGCGAGCCGGGAGAGCACGTGCTCGTCGTCATTCCAAAGGCCTGCGCGGTCGTGGTGGAAGACGGCGACGATCTCATCTTCGCGCGACAGCCGCGCTTTGGAGCGCGTCGCAGTGTCGTCGAGATCGTCAAGGGTGGTCACGACCCGGGAGAATCGCCGCTCGAGTGCGCGCAGCGCGAGCTTCGCGAGGAGCTCGGTATCGTGGCGGCGTCGTGGACGGAGCTGGGCAGCTTGTTCGAGATCCCGTCGATCGTGAACGAGCCGCTGACGCTGTTCGTCGCGCGCGACCTCACGTTCGAGGCGGCCACGCCCGAGCGCCAAGAGAGCATCGAGCTCGTCCGCTATCCCATTCGTACCGCGCTTCACTACGCGCTCGACGGCGTTATTGACGATGCCGTGACGGTTGCGGCACTCTTCCGTTATGCCGCTACGAAGGGATTCGTCCGGCCGCCGTCGTGA
- a CDS encoding amino acid permease, whose translation MSFVSQLFATTNVDKLRELGTRKILKRALTAKDLVAIGLGTMIGGGIFTTIGTGVKGAGPAVMVSYLLAGLTSFFAALCYAELGAMVPVAGSAYTYAYATLGKLFAWIIGFALIFEYGISAAPVAQQFSAALQDAIKSIGISFPTWAQQSNLVVNGSWWQLGSWDLAHSQCDVLAALFVIGLSLLLSIGIRESATVNNIFVVLKISALLVFIAAGALLFHAGHFANFNPVGWGTLHPFGGVADYSSTAQPYGIIAIGAYVFFSYIGFDTATTTAEECKRPQFDIPVGVIGALVIGTIIYCATAIVLVGAVPWNEVPIKNPLVYALAPLHSPIFTAVITVGVLAGTTSVALASLLGQSRIFYVMARDGMLPPAVAAVHPKFQTPMVTTMITGVAVAVLALIVPLNNLLNLVNIGTLIAFTVVCAGVLYLRKRKPDMPRSFRVPFVPLFPLLGIAFSLFLAVFGLSRATWTWFLLALVVGLIFFFSYGFRKSNPDDVVPVEEPEGLTEYA comes from the coding sequence ATGTCCTTCGTTTCCCAGCTATTCGCGACGACCAACGTCGATAAGCTGCGCGAGCTTGGCACGCGCAAAATCCTCAAACGCGCCCTCACCGCCAAGGACCTGGTCGCCATCGGGCTAGGAACGATGATCGGCGGCGGCATCTTCACGACCATCGGAACCGGCGTCAAAGGCGCCGGCCCGGCCGTCATGGTGTCGTACTTGCTCGCGGGACTCACGTCGTTCTTCGCGGCCCTGTGCTACGCGGAACTCGGCGCGATGGTTCCCGTCGCCGGAAGCGCCTATACGTACGCGTACGCGACGCTCGGCAAGCTGTTTGCGTGGATCATCGGCTTCGCGCTGATTTTCGAATACGGCATCAGCGCCGCGCCGGTCGCGCAGCAGTTCTCCGCCGCTTTGCAAGACGCGATCAAATCGATCGGCATCTCCTTTCCCACGTGGGCACAGCAATCGAACCTGGTCGTCAACGGATCGTGGTGGCAACTCGGCAGCTGGGATCTCGCCCATTCGCAATGCGACGTGCTCGCGGCCCTCTTCGTTATCGGCCTGAGCCTCTTGCTGTCGATCGGCATTCGCGAGTCCGCAACGGTCAACAACATTTTCGTCGTATTGAAGATTTCAGCACTGCTCGTGTTCATCGCCGCCGGCGCGCTCCTGTTTCACGCCGGCCACTTCGCCAACTTCAATCCCGTCGGCTGGGGCACGCTGCATCCGTTCGGCGGTGTAGCAGACTATTCGTCGACCGCGCAACCGTACGGGATCATCGCGATCGGCGCGTACGTCTTCTTCAGCTACATTGGGTTCGACACCGCGACGACGACGGCGGAGGAATGTAAGCGCCCCCAGTTCGACATTCCCGTGGGCGTCATCGGCGCACTGGTCATCGGCACGATCATCTACTGCGCGACCGCAATCGTGCTGGTGGGTGCGGTTCCGTGGAACGAAGTGCCGATCAAGAATCCGCTCGTCTACGCATTAGCGCCGCTGCACTCACCCATTTTCACAGCCGTCATCACCGTAGGCGTTTTGGCGGGCACCACCAGCGTCGCACTTGCGTCGCTTTTAGGGCAATCGCGGATCTTCTACGTCATGGCGCGCGACGGCATGCTGCCGCCGGCCGTCGCGGCCGTTCACCCAAAGTTTCAGACACCGATGGTCACGACGATGATCACGGGCGTCGCGGTAGCGGTGCTCGCGTTGATCGTGCCGCTCAACAACTTGCTCAACCTCGTGAACATCGGAACGCTCATCGCCTTTACCGTCGTGTGCGCCGGGGTGCTCTATCTGCGCAAACGCAAGCCGGATATGCCGCGCTCGTTCCGCGTCCCCTTCGTGCCGCTCTTTCCCTTGCTCGGAATTGCGTTCTCGCTTTTCCTGGCCGTTTTTGGTCTATCGCGCGCGACGTGGACCTGGTTCCTGCTCGCGCTGGTCGTCGGTCTGATCTTCTTCTTCAGCTACGGATTCCGTAAATCCAATCCCGACGACGTCGTCCCCGTCGAAGAACCCGAAGGCCTCACCGAGTACGCTTAG
- a CDS encoding cob(I)yrinic acid a,c-diamide adenosyltransferase gives MAKYTRIYTRTGDSGATGLVGGQRVAKNLPRIETYGTVDELSSAIGVVRSALRPLRDNPRAARLDAWLAWTQDELFNLGSELATLPKDRWEGMPLVDADDAAALERAIDEAQHDLVPLDTFILPGGSLPGAHLHLARTICRRAERHLVTLREKEEGISEDALRYLNRLSDALFVWSRWINDSLGEPEYLWNPTTRPPE, from the coding sequence ATGGCAAAGTACACGCGAATTTACACGCGCACCGGCGACAGCGGCGCGACGGGGCTCGTCGGCGGCCAGCGCGTCGCCAAGAACCTGCCGCGCATCGAAACGTACGGCACGGTCGACGAGCTTTCCAGCGCGATCGGCGTCGTGCGATCGGCGCTCCGGCCGTTGCGCGACAACCCGCGCGCGGCGCGCTTAGACGCGTGGCTCGCGTGGACGCAGGACGAGCTGTTCAATCTCGGCAGCGAACTCGCAACGTTGCCGAAGGATCGCTGGGAAGGCATGCCGCTCGTCGATGCCGATGACGCTGCGGCGCTCGAACGCGCGATCGACGAAGCCCAGCACGACCTCGTACCGCTCGACACGTTCATTCTTCCCGGCGGATCGCTGCCGGGGGCGCATCTGCATCTCGCACGCACGATCTGCCGCCGCGCCGAACGCCACCTCGTCACCTTGCGCGAGAAGGAGGAAGGCATTTCCGAGGACGCGCTGCGCTATCTCAATCGTCTTTCCGACGCGCTCTTCGTGTGGTCGCGCTGGATTAACGACTCGCTGGGGGAGCCGGAGTATCTTTGGAATCCCACGACGCGCCCTCCGGAGTAA
- a CDS encoding AAA family ATPase, with amino-acid sequence MERLVIRLFGEPGAFFDGKPWKWSAPPRCFPLLALLGLARETPPTRAWLASTMWPEEIESDARSNLRRHLHRLARALPQVEGVEWIRGDERSIAWNDAAPARLDVRAFEEAVADPARRAEAVEMYRGDLLEGFYDEYILAERERLRTLYTDALADLIREARAKRDLPSAVRFAERLLAEDEWREDALREWISAKYASGDRSGALAGYERFARRLREEFSSEPMPETTALRDAVRAGIALPDDPQDVLEHSVSSLAAVRSPFVGRSDEMEKLRSAWTRAARKSGSVAFVSGEAGIGKSRLVAELVAIVRDQGGHALVGTTSNPEGEPYQAVLSALRAGLPKIAQAQLDRAWLSSLAGVLPEIHSLRPDLNETEAIENGRARERLFEAFVRTVAQLGAMRPLCIVLEDLHWAGPATIDVLAALARRVGTLPVLVVATYRSEESATGHPLRELRTQLVSERRAIAIPLERLSESDVTNVVKALAGDDAGATLGDSVVRLSEGNPLFVVQLLEGYRETGEVPDTSHALRSVGDVIGARASRLDDEVRAVAETAATIGQSFSADVVADIGGWDENAVLDAVGALIDRALVRESGNGSLEYAFTHALIAASIYECSDPEQRAARHRRAAQVLQRRHGSDRAEKAAIARHWNLAGDASRAAAAYVTAAQAALDVYAREEAISHAYAAFALAPDDRLRFEALEIACRTQIRTGVVERWKRDVDRLVRVASSLGIDEQFAALKLQERYAAQIVDYSLELSAVDAMFALAKRSGNEEHLAEAYYARGFLEGQRGDVGASLATLSTAREIASKLPVDDLNARIGRQFVSMLGRSGNLARARSELSVQRQLVESANASADRRLDLLASESTLAAMLEDGAWMERIGTEMMSLACTIGDEYLEARAYATLAHSAYMRRDFAAIRSNYDRAIEHFTNVGELRAVRVTYINRSELELRVGRVDEAMRWLEKCLSGGDQLHGLDGVSAYRLNRIEALLLLGRAREALAEAHEAYELSLSVSETRFMDQALTVLGAAESLTGDVDGAVKHLSEALEMARTREAWGDYATTLCYLVEALLSAGRIDDARRYGDGLEETFLHYHALTIHPTRLCATLARVAEDSGDAAGAQVWRTRGLSLLEAELKRFSDPADVSAYSSLPFNRALLEGAAMTA; translated from the coding sequence ATGGAGCGATTGGTTATCCGGCTCTTTGGAGAGCCGGGAGCGTTCTTCGACGGTAAGCCGTGGAAATGGTCGGCTCCGCCGCGTTGTTTCCCATTGCTGGCGCTTTTGGGACTTGCGCGCGAGACACCGCCGACGCGGGCTTGGCTGGCATCGACGATGTGGCCCGAAGAGATCGAGTCGGACGCGCGATCGAACCTGCGGCGCCACCTTCACCGGCTAGCTCGGGCCCTGCCGCAAGTCGAAGGCGTCGAATGGATTCGCGGCGACGAGCGATCGATCGCGTGGAATGACGCGGCGCCGGCGCGGCTCGACGTTCGCGCGTTTGAAGAAGCCGTCGCCGATCCCGCGCGCCGCGCCGAGGCCGTCGAGATGTACCGCGGCGATTTGCTCGAGGGATTCTACGATGAATACATTTTGGCCGAACGAGAACGGCTGCGTACGCTGTATACCGACGCGCTCGCGGATCTGATCCGCGAAGCACGCGCAAAACGCGATCTGCCCTCGGCCGTCCGTTTTGCCGAGCGTTTGCTGGCCGAGGACGAATGGCGCGAAGACGCGCTGCGCGAGTGGATTTCGGCGAAATACGCTTCGGGCGATCGCTCGGGCGCGCTTGCCGGCTACGAGCGGTTCGCGCGCCGTTTGCGCGAGGAGTTTTCCTCCGAGCCGATGCCGGAAACGACGGCACTGCGCGACGCGGTGCGAGCCGGAATCGCGTTGCCCGACGATCCGCAAGACGTACTGGAACATTCGGTGTCCTCGCTTGCGGCCGTTCGATCCCCGTTCGTGGGGCGATCGGACGAGATGGAGAAGCTGCGCTCTGCGTGGACGCGCGCGGCGCGTAAGAGCGGAAGCGTGGCGTTCGTTTCGGGCGAGGCGGGTATCGGCAAATCGCGTCTCGTCGCCGAACTCGTAGCAATCGTGCGCGACCAAGGCGGCCACGCGCTCGTCGGAACGACGTCGAATCCGGAGGGCGAACCGTATCAGGCCGTTCTTTCGGCGCTGCGCGCGGGCTTGCCGAAAATCGCTCAGGCGCAACTCGATCGCGCGTGGCTCTCGTCGTTGGCCGGCGTTCTCCCCGAGATACACAGCCTTCGGCCCGACCTCAACGAAACCGAGGCGATCGAAAACGGCCGCGCGCGCGAGCGGCTGTTCGAGGCGTTCGTGCGAACCGTCGCGCAGCTCGGCGCGATGCGTCCGCTGTGCATCGTGCTGGAAGATCTGCACTGGGCCGGTCCCGCGACGATCGACGTACTGGCGGCGCTCGCGCGACGCGTGGGAACGCTGCCGGTGCTGGTCGTGGCGACGTACCGCAGCGAAGAATCGGCAACCGGCCATCCGTTACGGGAGTTGCGGACGCAGCTCGTGTCGGAGCGGCGTGCAATCGCCATTCCGCTCGAGCGCCTGTCGGAGTCGGACGTCACAAACGTGGTAAAGGCGCTCGCGGGCGACGATGCCGGCGCGACGCTCGGCGACAGCGTCGTGCGTTTGAGCGAAGGAAACCCGCTCTTCGTCGTGCAGCTGCTCGAGGGATATCGCGAGACGGGTGAAGTTCCCGACACCTCGCACGCGTTGCGCAGCGTCGGCGACGTCATCGGCGCACGCGCTAGCCGGCTGGACGACGAGGTACGTGCGGTCGCCGAAACCGCCGCGACGATCGGGCAGTCGTTTTCAGCCGACGTGGTCGCCGATATCGGCGGCTGGGACGAAAACGCCGTGCTGGACGCCGTAGGTGCGTTGATCGATCGTGCGCTCGTTCGCGAAAGTGGAAACGGATCGCTCGAATATGCATTCACGCACGCGTTGATCGCGGCGTCGATTTACGAGTGCTCCGATCCCGAGCAGCGAGCCGCGCGTCACCGGCGAGCGGCACAGGTTCTCCAACGGCGGCACGGCAGCGATCGCGCCGAAAAGGCGGCGATCGCGCGGCACTGGAACCTCGCCGGCGATGCGTCGCGCGCCGCGGCGGCGTACGTGACGGCGGCGCAGGCGGCGCTCGACGTGTACGCGCGCGAAGAAGCGATTTCACACGCGTATGCCGCCTTCGCTCTTGCACCGGACGACCGGCTGCGGTTTGAAGCGCTCGAGATCGCGTGCCGCACGCAGATCCGCACCGGCGTCGTCGAGCGTTGGAAGCGCGATGTAGATCGGCTGGTTAGAGTCGCGTCTTCGCTGGGAATTGACGAACAGTTTGCCGCGCTCAAGCTGCAGGAACGCTATGCAGCCCAGATCGTCGACTACTCACTCGAGCTATCGGCCGTCGACGCAATGTTTGCCCTGGCGAAACGCTCCGGAAACGAGGAGCATCTCGCGGAAGCGTATTATGCGCGCGGATTCTTGGAAGGCCAGCGCGGCGACGTCGGTGCCAGTCTCGCAACGCTCTCCACGGCACGCGAAATCGCGTCGAAGCTTCCCGTCGACGATCTCAACGCGCGGATCGGGCGGCAGTTCGTCAGCATGCTCGGGCGCTCGGGAAACCTCGCGCGGGCGCGGTCGGAACTCTCGGTGCAGCGCCAGCTGGTCGAGAGCGCAAACGCGTCGGCCGACCGGCGTTTGGATTTGCTGGCTTCCGAATCGACGCTCGCCGCGATGCTCGAAGACGGCGCGTGGATGGAGCGCATCGGAACCGAGATGATGTCGCTGGCGTGCACGATCGGTGACGAGTACCTCGAAGCACGCGCCTATGCGACGCTGGCCCACTCAGCGTACATGCGCCGCGATTTCGCCGCGATTCGCAGTAACTACGATCGGGCGATCGAGCACTTCACCAACGTCGGCGAGCTGCGCGCCGTACGGGTGACGTACATCAATCGCAGCGAGCTGGAGCTGCGCGTCGGACGCGTTGACGAAGCGATGCGATGGCTCGAAAAATGTTTATCGGGCGGGGATCAGCTGCACGGCCTCGACGGCGTCAGCGCGTATCGCCTCAACCGTATCGAGGCACTCTTGCTGCTCGGCCGCGCGCGCGAAGCGTTGGCCGAGGCACACGAGGCCTACGAACTGAGCTTGAGCGTCTCCGAGACGCGTTTCATGGATCAGGCGCTCACCGTGCTCGGCGCGGCCGAGTCGCTGACCGGGGACGTTGACGGTGCGGTCAAACATTTGAGCGAGGCGTTGGAAATGGCCCGTACGCGTGAGGCGTGGGGCGACTACGCAACGACGCTATGTTACCTCGTCGAGGCGTTGTTGAGCGCGGGGCGCATCGACGATGCACGCCGCTACGGCGATGGCCTCGAGGAAACGTTTTTGCACTATCATGCGCTGACGATTCATCCGACGCGGCTGTGCGCGACTTTGGCTCGCGTGGCCGAAGATTCCGGCGACGCGGCCGGCGCGCAGGTCTGGAGAACCCGCGGTTTGTCGTTGCTGGAGGCGGAGCTCAAGCGGTTCAGCGATCCAGCCGACGTCTCGGCGTATTCGTCGTTACCGTTTAATCGCGCGCTGCTCGAGGGCGCCGCGATGACGGCCTAA